One genomic region from Candidatus Xiphinematobacter sp. encodes:
- the murC gene encoding UDP-N-acetylmuramate--L-alanine ligase: MITASHLASILLVDTPLRIHLIGVAGSGMSALAVLLLALGHRVSGSDKVDTLEVQQLSQSGLVFETPHRAEHVWGVDLVAQSSAIKPGNVALDEAVRLGIPIARRADVLAAIMMHKRSILVCGMHGKTTTAAMATHVLRLGGLKPCHYVGANIPILGANARWESRGEYFVAEGDESDGSLSTYFPEHALVLNVEPEHLDFYQNQDAIDDVFFRLISQTSGWTFYCADDTGAKRICTSHPRTICYGTGASCDYRMELFSGSSNGRVHTRFGVRYRKSFLGNVQLNVPGRHNALNALAVTALALELGVPFELIKMALQSFRGAERRFEIKFRDNLQAVVDDYGHHPTEIQATLSTAQSLGFQRIIALFQPHRYSRTQALRKQFGTAFYGADHVLVTDVYPAGEEPIPGVSGQTIVEALREAGHPHVQSHTPVATIHQQVGGDLLPGDLVISLGAGNIGEASDRLARDLTMRKRLLAAMGSGSIRLYEPMSKHTTLRVGGPAQFWAEPQTEEGFIALVQFCFSENIPIMVIGRGSNLLVKDGGVPGVVVHLGHGQFLQSQLHGHNIVAGAGVRLKQISCMAHRFGIGGFEWMEGIPGSLGGGLRMNAGAMEVQLFDQVVCVRCCDREGNILLKTPPELNVRYRNASDFAHHYVLSATLQGYASSPEEINRRLRESKRKRSQSQPIAASAGCIFKNPREVPAGKLIEELGLKNFFIGGARISEIHGNFIVNDGSASAEAILTLIKKICAVAKQKRGIELNTEVQIVGENL, translated from the coding sequence ATGATCACTGCAAGCCACTTGGCCTCTATTCTTCTTGTGGATACACCTCTTCGTATCCACCTCATAGGGGTTGCCGGGTCTGGCATGAGCGCGCTAGCGGTCCTACTTCTAGCCCTAGGCCACCGCGTTAGTGGATCTGATAAGGTAGACACACTTGAAGTCCAGCAGCTGAGTCAGTCTGGATTAGTATTTGAAACTCCTCACCGCGCAGAACATGTGTGGGGAGTAGATCTTGTAGCACAGTCTTCCGCAATTAAACCCGGCAATGTAGCGTTGGACGAAGCTGTTCGTCTCGGCATTCCTATAGCAAGAAGAGCAGATGTGCTAGCGGCAATCATGATGCATAAGAGAAGCATTCTGGTTTGTGGCATGCATGGAAAAACTACCACTGCAGCTATGGCTACGCATGTTCTTCGTCTGGGTGGACTAAAACCTTGCCATTATGTAGGGGCAAATATTCCCATTCTAGGAGCAAACGCACGATGGGAATCTAGAGGTGAATATTTTGTTGCTGAGGGAGATGAAAGCGACGGCAGTCTGTCTACTTACTTTCCAGAGCATGCCCTCGTACTTAACGTCGAGCCGGAGCATCTTGACTTCTATCAAAATCAAGATGCCATCGATGATGTCTTTTTCCGTTTGATCTCTCAAACTTCTGGTTGGACATTTTATTGTGCGGATGACACTGGCGCGAAGCGTATTTGTACATCTCATCCGAGAACTATTTGCTATGGCACAGGCGCTTCCTGTGACTATCGGATGGAGCTTTTTTCGGGCAGTAGCAATGGCAGGGTCCATACCCGATTTGGAGTCCGCTACCGTAAAAGCTTTCTTGGTAATGTGCAGCTAAATGTTCCAGGAAGACACAATGCCCTTAATGCACTCGCCGTAACTGCATTGGCGCTGGAGCTAGGAGTGCCGTTCGAGCTTATTAAAATGGCCCTCCAATCCTTTCGTGGCGCAGAACGCCGCTTCGAAATTAAGTTTCGAGATAATCTGCAAGCGGTAGTAGACGACTATGGACATCATCCGACAGAGATCCAAGCTACGCTTTCTACTGCTCAGTCCCTTGGATTTCAGAGGATAATCGCTTTGTTTCAACCGCACCGTTACTCTCGTACACAGGCGCTACGTAAACAGTTTGGCACGGCATTTTATGGAGCTGACCATGTTCTGGTGACAGATGTCTACCCTGCCGGGGAAGAGCCAATCCCAGGTGTCTCCGGCCAAACTATCGTAGAGGCTCTGCGGGAAGCAGGACACCCCCATGTTCAGTCTCATACCCCGGTAGCTACTATTCACCAACAAGTAGGGGGAGATCTCCTTCCAGGAGATCTCGTTATAAGCCTCGGCGCTGGAAATATTGGCGAAGCTAGTGATCGTTTGGCCAGAGATTTAACAATGCGTAAACGCTTGCTTGCAGCTATGGGATCAGGCTCCATTCGACTTTATGAGCCTATGAGTAAACACACCACTCTCCGCGTAGGGGGCCCGGCCCAATTCTGGGCTGAGCCCCAGACAGAGGAAGGATTCATAGCCCTCGTGCAGTTTTGCTTCTCCGAAAATATCCCAATCATGGTGATTGGGAGAGGTTCCAATCTCCTGGTAAAGGATGGGGGTGTTCCTGGCGTAGTAGTCCATCTTGGACATGGACAATTCCTTCAGAGTCAACTCCACGGCCACAACATTGTGGCGGGTGCCGGAGTGCGTCTCAAGCAGATAAGTTGCATGGCCCATCGTTTTGGTATTGGAGGATTTGAGTGGATGGAAGGAATCCCTGGGAGTTTGGGAGGGGGACTTCGAATGAATGCAGGTGCAATGGAGGTACAGCTTTTTGATCAGGTTGTTTGTGTCAGATGCTGTGATCGAGAGGGCAACATCCTGCTTAAGACCCCTCCAGAACTTAACGTCCGCTACCGTAACGCTTCTGACTTTGCTCATCACTACGTTCTTTCTGCAACCTTGCAGGGCTATGCTTCCTCTCCAGAGGAGATCAATCGCCGACTAAGAGAGTCAAAAAGAAAGAGAAGTCAATCCCAGCCCATTGCAGCTAGCGCCGGCTGTATCTTCAAGAATCCCAGAGAGGTACCTGCAGGGAAGCTCATTGAGGAACTCGGCTTGAAGAATTTTTTTATTGGCGGGGCGCGCATTTCCGAGATCCATGGCAACTTTATCGTCAACGATGGCTCTGCTTCTGCAGAAGCAATTCTGACCCTCATTAAGAAAATCTGTGCTGTTGCCAAGCAGAAAAGGGGGATCGAGCTCAACACAGAAGTCCAAATTGTTGGAGAGAATCTCTAG
- the murD gene encoding UDP-N-acetylmuramoyl-L-alanine--D-glutamate ligase has product MRKKAAVLGIGRSGEAAARLLHTHGWLVTGLDSSACRSVCTRTQTLSKEGVAFILGVEADADPASYDLCVLSPGIKLASPIAQNILRKQIPIVGEIELAFWKCRVPVIAVTGTNGKSTTAKLIETLLNSCGLFSNACGNIGPPFSEIVARPHANLHTVIVEASSFQLETIRSFRPHVAVWLNLSWNHLDRYHSMEEYRQAKLRIFLNQTPKDFAVVNARASLPDLVAQSITFSAGDLTADFTKKGSQILFRGTPILDQGRTSLHGNHNAENLMAALATGYCLGLSFGEMARAACLYSPLEHRCEFVCRRDDTCWINDSKSTNLDALEKAIQSQTAPLVLIAGGKDKGFEFDILAPLIRERVKVAILIGEMRYRIAASWQATPSKVSETLEEAVYSANRLSSPGDIVLFSPGTSSTDMFSSYEERGRCFKQLVYALPGQ; this is encoded by the coding sequence ATGAGAAAAAAAGCAGCCGTCTTGGGAATAGGACGCAGCGGGGAAGCAGCTGCGAGACTGTTGCATACCCACGGCTGGTTAGTTACCGGTCTCGATAGCTCTGCTTGTAGGTCAGTATGTACCCGCACCCAGACCCTCTCTAAAGAAGGGGTAGCCTTTATCCTTGGGGTAGAGGCAGATGCTGATCCTGCCTCCTACGACCTTTGTGTGCTGAGTCCAGGCATCAAGCTAGCAAGTCCGATTGCACAGAACATTCTGCGCAAGCAAATTCCCATCGTCGGCGAGATTGAATTAGCTTTTTGGAAGTGTCGAGTTCCTGTCATTGCTGTTACAGGAACCAACGGGAAGAGTACCACCGCCAAGCTAATAGAAACCCTACTCAATTCCTGCGGACTTTTCTCCAACGCCTGCGGGAACATCGGACCCCCATTTTCTGAAATTGTCGCCAGGCCTCACGCTAATCTACATACTGTAATAGTAGAAGCGAGCTCCTTCCAGCTGGAGACTATTCGCAGTTTTCGCCCTCACGTCGCCGTATGGTTGAATCTCAGTTGGAATCACCTGGATCGATACCACAGCATGGAGGAATATCGTCAAGCTAAGCTTCGCATTTTTCTCAACCAAACTCCGAAGGATTTTGCTGTGGTAAACGCCAGGGCAAGTCTTCCTGATCTTGTAGCACAGTCGATCACTTTCAGTGCCGGGGACCTCACCGCAGACTTTACTAAGAAAGGGTCTCAGATTCTCTTCCGAGGCACTCCCATACTAGATCAAGGTCGTACTTCCCTCCATGGTAACCACAATGCCGAAAATCTCATGGCTGCATTGGCAACAGGCTATTGCCTTGGCCTCTCATTTGGAGAGATGGCACGCGCAGCTTGTCTATACTCACCACTCGAGCACCGTTGTGAATTTGTCTGCCGACGAGATGATACTTGCTGGATTAATGACTCTAAATCCACCAACCTTGATGCCTTAGAAAAGGCTATCCAGTCCCAAACTGCCCCCCTGGTCCTCATTGCAGGGGGAAAAGACAAGGGATTTGAGTTCGATATCCTTGCCCCCTTGATAAGGGAGAGGGTGAAAGTGGCCATACTTATTGGAGAAATGCGCTACCGCATCGCAGCTTCCTGGCAAGCTACGCCTTCCAAAGTCTCAGAAACCCTGGAAGAGGCTGTCTATTCAGCGAATAGACTCTCTTCTCCAGGTGACATCGTTCTGTTTTCGCCTGGAACTTCTTCCACTGATATGTTCTCTAGTTACGAAGAACGCGGAAGATGCTTCAAGCAGCTTGTTTACGCCCTGCCAGGACAATGA
- a CDS encoding UDP-N-acetylglucosamine--N-acetylmuramyl-(pentapeptide) pyrophosphoryl-undecaprenol N-acetylglucosamine transferase, with translation MKIAIACGGSGGHLFPGLAVAKALSERNHEVLLLISEKKIDSVALQAHSEFLVEKLPPISFPSALSPTFIQFLRFAWKSLAKCNRILVHYQPRVVLGMGGSTSAALVVTARVAGILSCVHESNSIPGRANRLGAKLASHVLLGFAECRAHFPRVECTVTGIPIRMTLTRRIPRAQALTDLHLDPLRKTLLVIGGSQGASSINQLLSHTAPLLRNMHLQIIHLVGREDGCSLAANYSRENIPAYVAVFHHRMEQVFSSADLVISRAGASTLSEISHFGLASVLIPYPFARDNHQESNAAVFVRATAAEMLLESDATPEILTRLIMDLLNDECRRQCMAQRAREVFPRDSSQRVVSTIEKIGE, from the coding sequence ATGAAAATTGCAATTGCATGCGGAGGGTCAGGTGGCCATCTATTTCCAGGTCTTGCTGTTGCTAAAGCTCTAAGTGAGCGTAACCACGAGGTCCTTTTATTAATTTCAGAGAAAAAAATTGATTCCGTTGCCTTGCAGGCACATTCGGAATTTTTAGTCGAAAAACTACCTCCGATTAGTTTTCCTTCTGCTCTTTCTCCGACATTCATCCAGTTTTTACGGTTTGCTTGGAAGAGCCTTGCAAAATGCAATAGGATACTCGTCCACTACCAACCAAGAGTGGTTTTAGGCATGGGGGGAAGCACTTCTGCGGCTTTGGTCGTCACTGCCAGAGTGGCTGGGATCCTCTCCTGTGTTCATGAGTCTAATTCCATTCCTGGAAGAGCCAATCGGTTAGGTGCGAAACTCGCTTCCCATGTGCTATTAGGATTTGCAGAATGTAGAGCCCATTTTCCCAGAGTGGAGTGCACAGTAACAGGAATTCCCATACGAATGACTCTCACCAGACGTATCCCCCGCGCACAGGCTCTTACCGACCTCCACTTGGATCCTCTACGGAAAACACTCTTAGTGATTGGTGGTAGCCAGGGGGCTTCCAGCATTAATCAACTTCTCTCCCATACGGCTCCACTGCTGCGTAACATGCACCTCCAGATTATTCACCTTGTTGGAAGGGAGGACGGTTGCTCTCTGGCTGCGAACTACTCGCGGGAAAACATTCCAGCCTACGTAGCCGTCTTTCACCACCGTATGGAACAGGTCTTCTCTTCCGCTGATCTCGTCATTTCTCGGGCGGGTGCCTCCACCCTAAGCGAAATCTCACATTTCGGCCTTGCCAGTGTGCTCATCCCATATCCCTTTGCAAGAGATAACCATCAGGAGAGTAACGCTGCTGTCTTTGTCCGTGCAACCGCTGCAGAAATGCTTCTAGAGTCGGATGCCACTCCAGAAATCCTTACTAGACTCATCATGGACTTGCTGAACGATGAATGCCGTAGACAGTGTATGGCTCAACGTGCAAGGGAGGTATTTCCTCGCGATTCTTCCCAACGAGTTGTCTCCACAATAGAAAAGATCGGGGAATGA
- a CDS encoding phospho-N-acetylmuramoyl-pentapeptide-transferase, with product MRGIEWNLLKEFHAFQDITFRAVGASITAFLLSLIFGNLVVRQLISLGFDQPIRTQGETHKLFELHREKRGTPTMGGILPLGATITSSLLWARLPNPFVWLVILSMIYLASLGFVDDYLKVIHRSSTGISSRFKFGLQCLLSAAVILFLLLGPQSNTLFQQLYIHLPFFRDPIILHLGWLAFCIYPLVIVGASNAVNLTDGLDGLAVGCTATVAASYGILSYVAGDCKIASYLRVPFVPCSGELSVLCMALFGSCLGFLWWNCHPAYMFMGDTGSLAMGGVLGITAICCKQELLLVIVGGTFVIETLSVILQVASFKLSGRRLIKMSPLHHHFELCGWKESTVIVRFWIMSVLFSLLGLAILRLR from the coding sequence ATGCGCGGCATTGAGTGGAATCTTCTTAAGGAATTTCATGCCTTTCAAGACATCACTTTCCGTGCCGTTGGTGCCTCTATCACAGCTTTTCTCCTATCCCTAATTTTTGGAAATCTTGTCGTTCGCCAACTTATTTCCCTCGGATTTGATCAACCTATCCGCACCCAGGGGGAGACTCATAAATTGTTTGAATTACATAGGGAAAAGAGAGGCACTCCCACAATGGGAGGGATCCTTCCACTGGGTGCCACTATTACCTCCTCCCTGCTTTGGGCTCGTCTTCCAAATCCCTTTGTGTGGTTGGTCATTCTTTCCATGATTTATTTAGCCTCTTTGGGATTTGTGGACGATTACCTGAAGGTTATCCACCGTTCTTCCACTGGTATTAGCAGCCGCTTTAAGTTCGGACTACAGTGTCTACTCTCCGCGGCCGTGATTCTCTTTTTGCTCCTTGGTCCTCAGTCGAACACGCTTTTCCAACAGCTCTATATCCATCTTCCCTTCTTCAGGGATCCAATTATTCTCCACCTTGGATGGCTTGCCTTTTGTATCTACCCACTAGTTATCGTGGGAGCTTCTAATGCTGTGAATCTTACAGATGGATTGGATGGATTGGCCGTTGGTTGCACAGCTACCGTAGCAGCTTCCTACGGGATTCTATCCTACGTTGCCGGAGATTGCAAAATTGCCTCCTACTTACGAGTTCCGTTCGTCCCTTGCTCCGGAGAATTGAGTGTGCTTTGCATGGCTCTATTTGGCTCCTGTCTTGGTTTCCTTTGGTGGAACTGCCATCCCGCTTATATGTTTATGGGGGACACAGGTTCTCTTGCCATGGGGGGGGTTCTTGGAATAACTGCCATCTGCTGCAAACAAGAGCTTCTTCTTGTCATTGTCGGGGGAACCTTTGTCATAGAGACGTTGTCGGTCATTCTTCAGGTGGCAAGCTTTAAACTTAGTGGAAGACGCCTTATTAAAATGTCCCCACTACATCACCACTTTGAGCTCTGTGGCTGGAAGGAAAGTACTGTTATTGTCCGATTTTGGATAATGTCGGTCCTATTTTCCCTACTCGGGCTAGCCATCCTGAGGCTACGGTAA
- the ftsW gene encoding putative lipid II flippase FtsW, whose protein sequence is MYFLHKHSVYILLTAVAVLLVLGIIVLFSTSAFSKESCGDMYYFVRRQLLWLVIGIMLCVAASLVNYHWWGRTWWIWLVGGTLLLVLCFIPPVGIKINGSWRWINLRIVTFQPSEIGKLAVAIFLARWFSKFRHRSDNLLAGFIFPAVIAGIPTALIANEVDLGTTVLILGTAFLVMFAAGISLYRLVPLAIAGLGVVLYSATHIRERAGRLTAFLHPEQYRLDEGLQQWQALIAFGSGGITGLGLGEGRQKYSYLPYAHTDFIFAMIGEELGLIATLTIIFCYLLIFLCGALISFNSRDFFGVLLGFGLTVLITLQAMINIGVSISLLPNKGMPLPFISYGGSNMTICLFIVGILLNIYRMGHPVSSASSYLLDTHAPTKG, encoded by the coding sequence GTGTACTTCTTGCACAAACACAGCGTATACATCCTGCTTACCGCGGTCGCAGTGTTGTTGGTGCTGGGAATCATTGTGCTGTTTAGCACAAGCGCCTTTTCTAAAGAGAGTTGCGGAGATATGTACTACTTTGTTAGGCGGCAGCTCTTATGGTTGGTGATTGGGATAATGCTTTGTGTGGCAGCTTCCCTAGTAAATTACCATTGGTGGGGAAGAACATGGTGGATCTGGCTAGTGGGGGGGACGCTTCTATTGGTGCTGTGTTTTATCCCTCCAGTTGGGATAAAAATTAACGGTTCTTGGCGGTGGATCAATCTACGAATTGTAACGTTCCAGCCTAGCGAAATCGGCAAATTGGCAGTAGCAATTTTTTTAGCCAGATGGTTCTCTAAATTCAGGCACCGTTCCGACAATTTGCTTGCAGGTTTTATCTTTCCAGCAGTCATTGCTGGCATTCCAACAGCACTGATTGCCAATGAAGTAGATTTAGGGACCACCGTGCTCATTCTCGGTACAGCGTTTCTCGTCATGTTTGCAGCCGGGATTAGCCTCTACCGGTTGGTACCGCTCGCCATCGCCGGATTAGGTGTAGTTCTCTACAGTGCTACTCACATCCGTGAACGGGCTGGTCGTCTAACGGCGTTCTTGCATCCCGAACAATATCGTTTGGATGAAGGATTGCAACAATGGCAGGCTCTCATTGCCTTTGGTTCTGGTGGGATTACAGGGTTGGGGCTGGGAGAAGGCCGGCAAAAGTATTCTTATCTCCCCTATGCTCACACAGATTTCATCTTTGCTATGATTGGGGAAGAGCTCGGCCTTATTGCGACACTTACAATTATCTTTTGCTATCTTCTCATCTTCTTATGTGGAGCACTGATTTCTTTCAATTCTAGGGATTTCTTTGGAGTCCTTCTTGGGTTTGGACTGACTGTGCTCATCACCCTTCAAGCAATGATCAACATAGGTGTTTCCATTTCCCTATTGCCTAACAAGGGAATGCCCTTGCCGTTTATCAGTTATGGTGGGTCTAACATGACTATTTGTCTCTTCATAGTGGGCATTCTGTTAAATATCTACCGCATGGGCCATCCCGTTTCTTCTGCATCCTCATACCTTCTAGACACTCACGCGCCTACAAAAGGTTGA
- a CDS encoding FtsQ-type POTRA domain-containing protein encodes MTHRRSALLRVRVCRNTSRRRWTARVFNTIWQSIFLASLLIGGWVGAGELLAKFFYTNPHYGICHVRVNSESVFSDAEILASTGLQFGDNIFSVDLENARKKLLTIGQIQSVSLRRVLPNTLRVLIQLREPVAWLVSKEEDRKGVVPSPVGSLLLEAEGTFYEPTHILPRYLSLPIIQGINQKLLASGDLLAAEDLRHALELLRLVASRCDPPISLRLLDLSKGYCIQALGESNEVITFSTHNFEAQLDRLQELMKVCECSGRRIASVNLFVHRNTPVRFFGSLDGQPLQQNGGNIIYSPPSH; translated from the coding sequence ATGACCCATCGGAGATCCGCTCTGTTGCGGGTGCGGGTGTGCCGCAACACCAGCCGTAGGCGGTGGACGGCTCGGGTTTTTAACACTATTTGGCAGTCTATTTTTCTCGCATCTTTGCTAATTGGAGGCTGGGTCGGTGCCGGGGAACTGCTTGCTAAATTTTTCTACACAAACCCTCACTATGGCATTTGCCACGTCCGTGTTAATTCCGAGAGTGTTTTCTCAGATGCCGAAATACTCGCTTCCACTGGCCTCCAGTTTGGAGATAACATCTTTTCCGTCGATCTGGAAAATGCTCGCAAGAAACTGCTTACCATTGGACAAATACAAAGTGTGTCTCTCAGGCGTGTGTTGCCTAACACACTGCGGGTTTTGATTCAGCTCAGGGAGCCCGTGGCATGGCTAGTTTCCAAGGAAGAAGACCGAAAGGGGGTGGTTCCTTCCCCCGTTGGCTCGCTCCTTTTAGAGGCAGAAGGCACTTTTTATGAGCCGACTCACATCCTTCCTAGATATCTTTCCTTGCCAATTATCCAGGGGATCAACCAAAAACTCTTGGCTTCCGGGGACCTATTGGCAGCGGAAGATTTGCGTCACGCTCTTGAGTTATTACGTCTGGTTGCTTCACGCTGCGATCCCCCCATTTCACTCCGTCTTTTAGATCTATCAAAAGGATATTGCATTCAAGCATTGGGAGAATCTAATGAGGTCATCACTTTCTCAACTCATAACTTCGAGGCACAATTAGATCGACTGCAAGAGCTTATGAAGGTTTGCGAATGCTCCGGTAGGCGTATTGCAAGTGTTAACCTTTTCGTCCATCGGAATACCCCAGTACGATTTTTCGGATCGCTGGACGGGCAGCCCCTACAACAGAATGGGGGAAATATCATATACTCCCCTCCTAGCCACTAG
- the ftsA gene encoding cell division protein FtsA, which produces MGKNQVLVAIEIGTSKVCTVVAEGCGNNGVRLLGVGKMLSRGVRKGEIVDFPTAVRCVHEALVDAEEKSDVEIESVWAAVTGSHIVGFNSRGAIRIPEGKSEIDLEDLRNVEANAKEIRLPPQHDFLHAIIQHYYVDGKDGILDPIGMVGTRLEADFHVVHGVTTRLQNTVRCIREASVEVENIVLSALASAQTVLDPQQKELGALVVDIGGGVTDYIVYINGVVCHSGVLAIGGDHITSDISMGLHIPIQKAEKLKVEVGSTSLEETLPGETVLLKSSSGFSGCEVERHMLNTIIHVRVRELFEILKNRVQNECSLHMLGAGIVLSGGCSMLQGIKSLAEEVFEIPVHLAHADTAADHCSAFNNPQLSTAIGLLKYVHAIQTSLPKPTLLQKLGRRVGMLFGKRRTLAY; this is translated from the coding sequence ATGGGAAAAAACCAAGTTCTCGTTGCGATAGAAATCGGCACTAGCAAAGTGTGCACTGTTGTTGCTGAAGGATGCGGGAACAATGGCGTGCGATTACTCGGGGTAGGAAAGATGCTATCCAGGGGTGTCCGTAAGGGAGAGATAGTAGATTTCCCTACGGCGGTCAGATGCGTTCATGAGGCACTAGTAGATGCAGAGGAAAAAAGTGATGTGGAAATTGAAAGTGTTTGGGCAGCGGTCACCGGAAGCCACATTGTCGGCTTTAATAGCCGAGGAGCCATTAGAATTCCGGAAGGTAAGTCAGAAATTGATCTAGAAGATCTCCGCAACGTGGAAGCAAATGCTAAGGAAATACGTCTCCCTCCACAACATGATTTCCTTCACGCAATTATCCAGCACTACTACGTAGACGGGAAGGATGGTATTCTTGATCCTATTGGTATGGTTGGAACACGCCTGGAAGCTGATTTCCACGTTGTTCATGGCGTTACTACCCGTTTGCAAAACACTGTCCGGTGCATTCGTGAGGCTTCCGTTGAAGTAGAGAACATTGTCCTAAGTGCCTTGGCATCTGCCCAAACTGTCTTGGATCCTCAGCAGAAAGAATTAGGGGCTCTTGTCGTAGATATAGGCGGTGGCGTGACGGACTATATTGTCTATATTAATGGTGTTGTTTGCCACAGTGGGGTATTGGCCATTGGCGGCGACCACATTACTAGTGATATTTCCATGGGACTCCATATTCCTATTCAGAAGGCAGAGAAACTCAAGGTGGAGGTTGGTTCTACCTCTTTAGAAGAGACCCTTCCTGGAGAAACTGTACTGCTGAAAAGTAGCTCCGGGTTTTCTGGATGTGAGGTGGAAAGGCACATGTTGAATACCATTATTCATGTTCGCGTGAGGGAGCTTTTTGAGATTCTTAAAAATCGGGTGCAGAATGAATGCTCCCTTCATATGCTTGGCGCAGGCATTGTCCTCAGTGGAGGCTGCAGCATGCTACAAGGAATAAAGAGCCTTGCTGAAGAAGTTTTTGAAATACCTGTCCACCTCGCCCATGCTGATACAGCAGCAGATCATTGCTCTGCCTTTAATAATCCGCAGCTCTCAACAGCTATCGGCCTACTTAAATATGTTCACGCTATCCAAACTAGTCTTCCGAAACCCACTTTGCTTCAAAAACTCGGCCGCAGGGTGGGGATGCTTTTTGGGAAACGGCGGACACTAGCCTACTAA
- a CDS encoding D-alanine--D-alanine ligase translates to MRNYQHLLQMDRSSLRGVHFVVLKGGPGEERAVSLQSGASVADALRSRQYYVTEVDVTKGLEDLPKGTDLVFNMIHGTFGEDGRLQELLEEMGIPFTGDGAAGCRLAFDKVLTKRRFVSARVPTAPFEVLSFGQKPSIVPPFVLKPPCQGSSIGVHVVHDRQQVLLAMDDCLKYNDRVLLESFLPGREFTVGIVANTVLPVVEIVSAGVYSYENKYIAGRSRYFTPALLSRDLTAKIMRTALAAHKALGLRLCSRVDILLGEEGGLNVLEVNTVPGMTPLSLMPRAAAAIGIDLPSLCEVIAVLSLQKGKKA, encoded by the coding sequence ATGAGAAATTATCAACACCTTCTGCAAATGGATCGCTCTTCCCTAAGAGGAGTTCATTTTGTTGTTCTCAAAGGCGGTCCTGGGGAAGAACGGGCAGTTTCTCTACAATCTGGTGCTTCGGTAGCGGATGCTTTGCGCTCACGACAATACTATGTCACTGAAGTAGACGTCACCAAAGGGCTAGAGGACTTACCTAAAGGCACAGATCTTGTTTTTAATATGATTCACGGCACCTTTGGAGAGGACGGTCGTTTACAGGAGCTGCTTGAGGAAATGGGGATTCCGTTTACTGGGGATGGGGCCGCAGGCTGCCGACTAGCATTCGATAAAGTCCTTACTAAAAGACGGTTTGTTAGCGCTAGAGTTCCCACAGCTCCCTTTGAGGTATTATCTTTTGGACAAAAACCCTCTATCGTACCACCCTTCGTGCTCAAGCCTCCTTGTCAAGGGTCTTCGATCGGTGTGCACGTAGTGCATGATCGGCAACAAGTACTTCTGGCTATGGATGACTGCCTTAAATACAACGATAGGGTCCTGCTAGAGTCGTTCTTACCAGGCAGGGAGTTCACCGTGGGCATTGTTGCGAACACGGTGCTTCCAGTAGTTGAGATTGTATCTGCTGGAGTATACAGCTATGAGAATAAATACATAGCCGGGAGGTCTAGGTATTTTACACCAGCGCTCCTCAGTAGGGATCTTACCGCAAAGATTATGCGTACGGCTCTGGCGGCTCACAAAGCACTTGGATTGCGACTTTGCTCCCGCGTGGATATTCTCCTTGGAGAAGAAGGCGGGTTGAATGTCTTGGAAGTTAACACTGTTCCTGGCATGACGCCTCTCAGCCTTATGCCACGAGCAGCCGCAGCTATTGGGATCGATCTACCCTCGCTCTGCGAGGTTATAGCCGTGCTTTCCCTGCAGAAAGGGAAAAAAGCGTGA